From the genome of Ralstonia pickettii, one region includes:
- a CDS encoding glutamine amidotransferase: protein MKTALALRHVPFEHLGILQPLLEARGYTVRTVDAGVQPVPTGDMADADLLIVLGGPIGAYDDATYPFVRDEATAIARRLAARKPLLGICLGAQLMARALGAAVKPMGVKEIGFAPITLTTEGAASPLAPLADGTPVLHWHGDRYDLPPGARRLAFTEGCAEQAFAIGNHALALQFHLEANLEELEAWLIGHAAELGAAGIDPRTLRAQAPAVAQRLTPRAREVFAAWLDRVEAA from the coding sequence ATGAAGACCGCCCTCGCCCTGCGCCACGTTCCATTCGAGCACCTTGGCATCCTGCAGCCGCTGCTGGAAGCGCGCGGCTACACGGTGCGGACCGTTGACGCGGGCGTGCAGCCGGTGCCGACCGGCGACATGGCGGATGCCGATCTATTGATCGTGCTCGGGGGGCCCATCGGCGCGTATGACGATGCGACGTATCCGTTCGTACGCGATGAAGCGACCGCCATCGCGCGGCGACTGGCCGCACGCAAGCCGTTGCTCGGCATTTGTCTTGGCGCGCAGTTGATGGCGCGGGCATTAGGGGCGGCGGTCAAGCCGATGGGCGTGAAGGAGATCGGCTTTGCACCCATCACGCTCACCACCGAAGGTGCCGCCTCACCGCTCGCGCCCCTGGCCGACGGCACGCCAGTGCTGCACTGGCATGGCGATCGATATGACCTGCCGCCCGGCGCAAGACGGCTGGCGTTCACGGAAGGTTGTGCAGAACAGGCTTTCGCCATCGGCAACCACGCTCTCGCGCTGCAATTTCATCTGGAGGCCAATCTGGAGGAACTGGAAGCCTGGCTGATCGGGCATGCTGCAGAACTCGGCGCAGCGGGTATCGACCCGCGCACGTTGCGTGCACAGGCGCCTGCGGTAGCGCAACGCCTGACGCCACGAGCACGCGAGGTCTTCGCTGCCTGGCTGGACCGCGTGGAGGCCGCATGA
- a CDS encoding inositol monophosphatase family protein yields the protein MHPMLNIAVRAARKAGTVINRASFDVDSLRTERKQHNDFVTEVDRAAEAAIIEVIKTAYPDHAILAEESGQSWADGETASENVWVIDPLDGTTNFIHGFPQYGVSIALMQRGVVTQAVVYDPTRDELFTASKGAGAFLNNRRIRVTRRDKLADCLIGTGFPYRDLEGLYDYTRLFATMTENCAGLRRPGAAALDLAYVACGRLDGFFEQGLSKWDMAAGSLLVTESGGLVGNYTGESGYLDQGEILAGNPKAFVQMIKITSPFSRSKADA from the coding sequence ATGCATCCGATGCTCAATATCGCCGTCCGGGCTGCTCGCAAGGCCGGCACCGTCATCAACCGCGCGTCCTTCGACGTCGATAGCCTGCGCACCGAGCGCAAACAACACAACGATTTCGTCACCGAAGTCGATCGCGCAGCTGAAGCAGCGATCATCGAAGTCATCAAGACTGCCTACCCCGATCATGCGATTCTAGCGGAAGAGTCCGGCCAATCCTGGGCCGACGGCGAAACCGCCAGCGAAAACGTCTGGGTGATCGACCCGCTCGACGGCACCACCAACTTCATCCACGGCTTTCCGCAATATGGCGTCTCGATCGCGCTGATGCAGCGTGGCGTCGTCACGCAGGCCGTGGTGTACGACCCGACGCGCGACGAACTCTTCACCGCCTCCAAGGGCGCCGGCGCATTCCTGAACAACCGCCGCATCCGCGTCACGCGCCGCGACAAGCTGGCTGACTGCCTGATCGGCACAGGCTTCCCCTACCGCGACCTGGAAGGCCTGTACGACTACACCCGCCTGTTTGCGACCATGACCGAAAACTGCGCCGGCCTGCGTCGCCCCGGCGCCGCCGCGCTTGACCTCGCCTACGTCGCCTGCGGCCGCCTCGACGGTTTCTTCGAGCAAGGCCTGAGCAAGTGGGACATGGCCGCCGGCTCGCTGCTCGTGACGGAATCGGGCGGTCTGGTTGGCAACTACACCGGCGAATCGGGCTATCTCGACCAGGGTGAAATCCTGGCCGGCAACCCGAAGGCCTTCGTGCAGATGATCAAGATCACCTCGCCGTTCTCGCGGTCGAAGGCTGACGCTTGA
- a CDS encoding RNA methyltransferase, translating into MNPASGAPRIAPISTPNTTPADPDTLRQCAVRCRFVLVETSHPGNVGSAARALKTMGFGEPGSFVLVRPREADAQSHADAVAMASGADDVLAGARVVDDIGEALAGASLTIALTARPREFGPRRIGPRDAAEEVAALLAAPDTTVAFVFGNERFGLPNEVVERCHVVTHIPVNPAYASLNLSQAVQLIAYEVRMALLAGTGTGDTRMDGVGFVGEPATAEQIDGMFEHLEQGLVEIGFLDPAQPKKLMPRLRRLFARTQLEAEEVNILRGIAKRMLGRRAEAAAPPTGAADDCR; encoded by the coding sequence ATGAACCCCGCATCCGGCGCCCCGCGAATTGCGCCAATCAGCACACCGAACACCACCCCTGCCGACCCGGATACGCTGCGCCAGTGTGCTGTGCGGTGCCGTTTCGTATTGGTCGAGACAAGCCATCCCGGCAATGTCGGCTCCGCAGCACGTGCGCTCAAGACGATGGGGTTTGGCGAGCCCGGCAGCTTCGTGCTCGTGCGCCCGCGCGAGGCTGACGCCCAAAGCCACGCCGATGCCGTTGCCATGGCAAGCGGCGCCGATGATGTGCTGGCTGGCGCCCGCGTGGTCGACGACATTGGCGAGGCGCTTGCCGGTGCCTCGCTCACCATCGCGCTGACAGCCCGTCCGCGCGAATTCGGGCCGCGCCGCATCGGCCCGCGTGATGCAGCGGAAGAAGTGGCCGCGTTGCTGGCCGCGCCGGACACCACCGTCGCCTTCGTCTTCGGCAACGAGCGATTCGGGTTGCCTAATGAGGTGGTCGAGCGCTGCCATGTGGTCACGCACATTCCGGTCAATCCGGCGTATGCCTCGTTGAATCTGTCGCAGGCAGTGCAGTTGATTGCGTACGAAGTGCGCATGGCGCTGCTGGCCGGCACCGGCACGGGCGACACGCGCATGGATGGCGTCGGCTTTGTCGGCGAGCCGGCCACCGCCGAGCAGATCGACGGGATGTTCGAACATCTGGAGCAGGGCCTGGTCGAGATCGGTTTTCTGGACCCCGCCCAGCCGAAAAAGCTGATGCCGCGCCTGCGGCGTCTATTTGCCCGCACGCAGTTGGAGGCCGAAGAGGTCAACATCCTGCGCGGGATTGCCAAGCGCATGCTTGGCCGCCGCGCCGAAGCTGCCGCGCCGCCCACCGGCGCTGCCGACGACTGTCGCTGA
- the cysE gene encoding serine O-acetyltransferase: MFTRIREDIGAIMERDPAARSRWEVLTCYPGLHAIIVHRVAHACWHGGFRWLGRWFSHLGRFLTGIEIHPGATVGRRVFIDHGMGVVIGETAEIGDDCTIYQGVTLGGTSLYKGAKRHPTLGKGVVVSAGAKVLGGFVIGDGARVGSNAVVLKPVPPGATAVGIPARIIERDAATEAQSALKQEFSAYGITPDADDPVSLALKRLIDHSELQQERIESILSALDRLGAHLENSPNDPFDASELKRMLK; encoded by the coding sequence ATGTTCACACGCATTCGCGAAGATATCGGCGCCATCATGGAGCGAGACCCGGCCGCGCGCAGCCGCTGGGAAGTGCTGACCTGCTACCCGGGTCTGCACGCCATCATCGTCCATCGGGTCGCGCATGCGTGTTGGCACGGCGGCTTCCGGTGGCTGGGTCGGTGGTTCTCGCACCTCGGCCGTTTCCTTACCGGCATCGAGATCCACCCCGGCGCGACGGTCGGCCGGCGCGTGTTCATCGACCACGGCATGGGCGTCGTGATTGGCGAGACGGCCGAAATCGGTGACGACTGCACGATCTACCAGGGCGTCACGCTGGGCGGCACGTCGCTCTACAAGGGCGCCAAGCGGCATCCGACGCTCGGCAAGGGCGTGGTGGTGAGCGCGGGCGCCAAGGTGCTGGGAGGCTTTGTCATCGGGGATGGGGCGCGTGTCGGGTCCAACGCGGTCGTGCTCAAACCGGTGCCGCCGGGCGCAACGGCGGTTGGCATACCGGCGCGCATCATCGAGCGCGATGCCGCGACCGAGGCCCAGTCTGCGCTCAAGCAGGAGTTTTCCGCGTATGGCATCACGCCCGACGCGGACGATCCGGTATCGCTGGCGCTCAAACGGCTGATCGACCACAGCGAGCTTCAGCAAGAGCGCATCGAGTCGATTCTTTCTGCGCTCGATCGCCTCGGCGCGCACCTGGAAAACTCGCCGAACGATCCGTTCGATGCGAGCGAGCTGAAGCGGATGCTCAAGTAG
- a CDS encoding UDP-2,3-diacylglucosamine diphosphatase: MIDAAHASLASALKAPVRVSGPVFFISDLHLTASMPATAAAFERFLRTRAREARTLVILGDFFEYWVGDEELADPFHRQIANLLAEVAAAGTRVLFMHGNRDFLLGKRFLDAVHATLLPDPTVLEADDGKRIVLTHGDALCTRDTAYMRFRHWTRKRWVQRIFLTMPLRWRLKIAQKMRTESEAGRAMSANVAGEPRAAAMMGDVAQEAVDALLEASNTSTLIHGHTHRPQLHHEASGERWVLSDWDFDQAQPRGSFLKLQDGALTVEQVTA, from the coding sequence ATGATCGACGCAGCGCACGCCTCACTGGCCTCCGCGCTGAAAGCACCGGTCCGGGTTTCCGGGCCGGTGTTTTTTATTTCGGATCTGCACCTGACGGCCAGCATGCCGGCCACCGCCGCCGCGTTCGAGCGCTTCCTGCGCACGCGCGCCCGCGAAGCCCGCACGCTCGTCATCCTGGGTGACTTCTTCGAATACTGGGTCGGCGATGAGGAATTGGCTGATCCGTTCCACCGGCAGATCGCCAACCTGCTCGCTGAGGTTGCAGCGGCCGGCACGCGCGTGCTGTTTATGCACGGCAATCGCGATTTCCTGCTCGGCAAGCGTTTCTTGGATGCCGTGCACGCCACGCTGCTGCCCGATCCCACTGTGCTCGAAGCGGACGATGGCAAGCGCATCGTGCTTACGCACGGCGACGCCCTCTGCACGCGCGACACGGCCTACATGCGCTTTCGGCACTGGACGCGCAAGCGCTGGGTGCAGCGGATATTCCTCACGATGCCGCTGCGGTGGCGGCTGAAAATCGCGCAGAAGATGCGCACAGAAAGCGAAGCCGGCCGCGCCATGTCCGCCAATGTTGCGGGCGAGCCCCGCGCCGCGGCGATGATGGGCGACGTCGCACAGGAAGCGGTGGACGCGCTGCTCGAGGCATCAAATACCAGCACGCTGATCCACGGCCACACCCATCGCCCGCAACTGCATCACGAGGCGAGCGGTGAACGCTGGGTTCTTTCCGACTGGGATTTCGATCAGGCACAGCCGCGCGGCAGCTTCCTCAAGTTGCAGGACGGCGCGCTGACGGTCGAGCAAGTGACGGCATAA
- a CDS encoding peptidylprolyl isomerase, whose amino-acid sequence MTQVKLHTNHGDITLALDAEKAPKSVANFVAYVKDGHYNGTVFHRVIKGFMIQGGGFEPGEKMNQKPTKAPIDNEANNGLKNERGAIAMARTNDPHSATAQFFINTVDNDFLNHTSPTPQGWGYAVFGKVTEGMDVVDKIRSVRTGNRGFHQDVPLEDVIIESAEVIE is encoded by the coding sequence ATGACCCAAGTCAAGCTGCACACGAACCACGGCGACATCACCCTGGCCCTGGACGCTGAGAAGGCACCCAAGTCGGTTGCCAATTTCGTCGCCTATGTGAAGGATGGCCACTACAACGGCACGGTGTTCCACCGCGTCATCAAGGGCTTCATGATTCAGGGCGGCGGCTTCGAGCCAGGGGAGAAGATGAACCAGAAGCCCACCAAGGCACCGATCGACAACGAAGCCAACAACGGCCTGAAGAACGAACGCGGCGCGATTGCCATGGCGCGTACCAACGATCCGCACTCGGCCACCGCGCAATTCTTCATCAACACGGTCGACAACGACTTCCTGAACCACACGTCGCCGACGCCGCAAGGCTGGGGCTACGCCGTGTTCGGCAAGGTGACCGAAGGCATGGATGTGGTCGACAAGATCCGCTCGGTGCGCACGGGCAACCGCGGCTTCCACCAAGACGTGCCGTTGGAAGACGTGATCATCGAAAGCGCTGAAGTGATCGAATGA
- a CDS encoding peptidylprolyl isomerase, giving the protein MLRIRSLFAGLLCALAVTATAATAATASAPRVQFKTSMGNFTVEVYPDKAPKTVANFLQYVKDGFYKGTIFHRVMDGFMIQGGGFTPDMKQKDTRPPVEIESKNGLKNDKYTIAMARTMDPNSATAQFYVNVVDNNMLNYPGQDGYGYTVFGKVVEGTDTIDKIKAVETTTKFPHQNVPVKPIVIESATVVSK; this is encoded by the coding sequence ATGCTCCGTATTCGCTCCCTCTTTGCCGGGCTCTTGTGTGCACTGGCCGTAACCGCCACCGCAGCCACGGCAGCCACCGCGTCCGCGCCGCGCGTCCAATTCAAGACCTCGATGGGTAACTTCACCGTGGAGGTGTACCCGGACAAGGCACCGAAGACGGTCGCCAACTTCCTGCAATACGTGAAAGACGGCTTCTACAAGGGCACGATCTTTCACCGGGTGATGGACGGCTTCATGATCCAAGGCGGCGGCTTCACGCCTGACATGAAGCAGAAGGACACCCGCCCGCCGGTCGAAATCGAATCGAAGAACGGCCTGAAGAACGACAAGTACACGATCGCCATGGCACGCACCATGGACCCGAACTCGGCGACGGCGCAGTTCTATGTGAACGTGGTCGACAACAACATGCTGAACTACCCTGGTCAGGACGGTTACGGCTATACCGTCTTCGGCAAGGTCGTCGAGGGCACCGATACCATCGACAAGATCAAGGCGGTGGAAACCACCACCAAATTCCCGCACCAGAATGTGCCTGTGAAGCCGATCGTGATTGAATCGGCCACCGTTGTCTCCAAGTAA
- the cysS gene encoding cysteine--tRNA ligase, producing the protein MESLKIYNTLAREKQTFVPIEPGRVRMYVCGMTVYDYCHVGHARVMVVFDMVQRWLRAAGYDVTYVRNITDIDDKIIKRAVENGETMSALTGRFIAAMHEDADALGVQRPDHEPRATEYVPQMLGMIGKLQANGLAYQATDGDVNYAVRKFPGYGKLSGKSLEDLRAGERVAANDAKQDPLDFVLWKSAKAEEPAESRWASPWGEGRPGWHIECSAMSCELLGEHFDLHGGGADLQFPHHENEIAQSEGATGKTFVNTWMHNGFVRVNDEKMSKSLGNFFTIRDVLKVYDAEVVRFFILRSHYRSDLNYSDAHLDDARHALTRLYTALKDVPAAAGAKPDWNESHGKRFLEAMNDDFNTPVAVSVLFELASEVNKTRSPELASQLAALAGVLGLLGRDPHAFLQGGVSPDGLDAAEVEARIEERRAAKAARDFARADAIRADLLAAGIVLEDKPGGVTEWRRA; encoded by the coding sequence ATGGAATCACTCAAGATCTACAACACGCTCGCGCGTGAGAAACAGACGTTCGTCCCCATCGAGCCAGGCCGCGTGCGCATGTACGTGTGCGGGATGACGGTGTACGACTACTGTCACGTCGGGCATGCGCGGGTCATGGTGGTGTTCGACATGGTGCAGCGTTGGCTGCGCGCGGCAGGTTACGACGTCACCTACGTGCGCAACATCACCGACATCGATGACAAGATCATCAAGCGTGCGGTCGAGAACGGCGAGACGATGAGTGCGCTGACGGGCCGCTTTATCGCTGCCATGCACGAAGACGCCGATGCGCTTGGCGTGCAGCGCCCCGATCACGAACCCCGCGCCACCGAATACGTGCCGCAGATGCTGGGCATGATCGGCAAGCTGCAGGCGAACGGCCTCGCCTATCAGGCGACCGACGGCGACGTGAACTACGCGGTGCGCAAATTCCCCGGTTACGGCAAGCTGTCCGGCAAGTCGCTCGAAGACCTGCGCGCCGGCGAGCGCGTGGCGGCCAATGATGCCAAGCAGGACCCGCTCGACTTCGTGCTGTGGAAATCCGCCAAGGCCGAGGAACCTGCAGAATCGCGCTGGGCTTCGCCGTGGGGCGAGGGGCGTCCAGGCTGGCATATCGAGTGCTCGGCGATGAGTTGCGAACTGCTGGGCGAACATTTCGATCTGCACGGCGGTGGCGCAGACTTGCAGTTCCCACACCATGAAAACGAAATCGCCCAGTCCGAAGGCGCGACCGGCAAGACGTTCGTCAACACGTGGATGCACAACGGCTTCGTCCGCGTGAACGACGAGAAGATGTCGAAATCGCTCGGCAACTTCTTTACCATCCGCGATGTGCTGAAGGTGTACGACGCAGAGGTCGTGCGTTTCTTCATCCTTCGCTCGCACTATCGCAGCGACCTGAATTACAGCGACGCGCATCTCGACGACGCGCGCCATGCGCTTACGCGTTTGTACACGGCGCTCAAGGACGTGCCAGCCGCAGCGGGCGCCAAGCCTGACTGGAACGAGTCGCATGGCAAGCGCTTCCTGGAAGCGATGAACGACGACTTCAATACGCCGGTTGCCGTGTCGGTGCTGTTTGAGCTGGCGAGCGAAGTGAACAAGACGCGCTCGCCCGAGCTGGCTAGTCAACTGGCCGCGCTGGCGGGAGTGCTGGGCCTGCTGGGCCGCGATCCGCATGCGTTCCTGCAGGGCGGTGTGTCGCCCGATGGCTTGGACGCCGCCGAAGTGGAAGCGCGTATCGAAGAGCGCCGCGCCGCCAAAGCCGCACGCGATTTCGCCCGTGCCGATGCGATCCGTGCCGATCTGCTCGCTGCAGGGATTGTTCTGGAAGACAAACCGGGTGGGGTGACCGAATGGAGACGCGCATGA
- a CDS encoding DNA-3-methyladenine glycosylase family protein, producing METRMNAVAKKANVVRSTVAKKAPAVKAPAAKKGVAKKVDGVASKTVAAKGVPVKVAKAPAKRVPASKVPLPETLPTSEALPVPAEVVLSGPPEYWQEACADLMKRDRILRKIIPTYGPAHLASRGDPFVTLARSIVGQQISVKAAQSVWERVVAVCPKLVPAQFLRAGQERLAGCGLSKRKAEYILDLADHFRNGTVHVAKWAEMEDEDVIAELTQIRGIGRWTAEMFLMFNLMRPNVLPLDDIGLINAISQNYFSGEPVTRSEAREVAANWEPWRTVATWYMWRSLDTATTY from the coding sequence ATGGAGACGCGCATGAACGCGGTGGCCAAGAAAGCCAACGTAGTGCGCAGCACCGTCGCCAAGAAAGCGCCGGCGGTGAAGGCCCCGGCTGCCAAGAAAGGGGTGGCGAAGAAAGTAGACGGCGTAGCGAGCAAGACGGTTGCCGCCAAGGGCGTGCCGGTAAAGGTTGCCAAGGCTCCGGCTAAACGCGTGCCTGCGAGCAAGGTGCCGCTGCCGGAAACGCTTCCCACCAGCGAGGCGCTGCCCGTGCCGGCGGAAGTGGTGCTCTCGGGCCCGCCGGAGTACTGGCAAGAGGCTTGCGCAGACTTGATGAAGCGCGACCGCATCCTGCGCAAGATCATCCCGACCTACGGGCCGGCTCACTTGGCTTCGCGTGGCGACCCGTTCGTCACCCTCGCACGCTCGATTGTGGGTCAGCAGATTTCGGTCAAGGCTGCGCAATCGGTGTGGGAGCGCGTCGTGGCTGTGTGCCCCAAGCTGGTGCCCGCCCAGTTCCTGCGCGCCGGTCAAGAGAGGCTGGCGGGTTGCGGTTTGTCCAAGCGCAAGGCCGAGTACATCCTTGACCTTGCCGATCACTTCCGCAACGGCACCGTGCATGTCGCTAAGTGGGCGGAAATGGAAGATGAGGATGTGATTGCCGAGCTGACGCAGATCCGCGGCATCGGCCGATGGACGGCAGAAATGTTCCTCATGTTCAATCTGATGCGCCCGAATGTGCTGCCGCTGGACGACATCGGGCTCATCAACGCGATTTCACAAAATTATTTCAGTGGCGAACCCGTCACTCGCAGCGAAGCGCGCGAAGTGGCCGCCAACTGGGAACCGTGGCGCACCGTGGCCACTTGGTATATGTGGCGCAGCCTAGACACGGCGACCACCTATTGA
- a CDS encoding acetyl-CoA carboxylase carboxyltransferase subunit alpha has translation MKTTFLEFEQPIAELEAKIEELRFVQDDSAVDISEEISRLASKSQQLTKDLYANLTPWQVAQIARHPQRPYTLDYVREIFTDFHELHGDRTFADDLSIVGGLARFNGQPCMVIGHQKGRDTKERALRNFGMSKPEGYRKAKRLMELADKFGLPIFTFVDTPGAFPGIDAEERGQSEAIGHNLFVMAGLKVPLIATIIGEGGSGGALAIAMGDSVIMLQFATYAVISPEGCASILWKTAEKAPEAAEALGLTAHRLKALGLIDKIVNEPLGGAHRDPKGMATMLKRALAESLRQFQGMKTSELQARRHERLMAYGKFKETDGR, from the coding sequence ATGAAAACAACCTTCCTGGAGTTCGAGCAGCCGATCGCAGAACTTGAGGCGAAGATCGAAGAACTTCGCTTCGTACAAGACGATTCCGCTGTCGACATTTCTGAAGAAATTTCCCGCCTGGCTTCCAAGAGCCAGCAGCTCACCAAAGATCTGTACGCCAACCTGACGCCATGGCAGGTCGCGCAGATCGCCCGGCACCCGCAGCGTCCGTACACGCTCGATTACGTCCGCGAAATCTTTACCGACTTCCACGAATTGCACGGCGACCGTACCTTCGCGGACGACCTGTCGATCGTAGGCGGCTTGGCGCGCTTCAACGGTCAGCCCTGCATGGTGATCGGTCACCAGAAGGGCCGCGACACGAAGGAGCGCGCGCTGCGCAACTTCGGTATGTCCAAGCCCGAGGGCTACCGCAAGGCCAAGCGCCTGATGGAGCTGGCAGACAAGTTCGGTCTGCCGATCTTCACGTTTGTCGATACACCGGGCGCGTTCCCGGGCATTGACGCGGAAGAGCGCGGACAATCCGAAGCCATCGGTCACAACCTGTTTGTGATGGCCGGTTTGAAGGTGCCCCTGATTGCCACCATCATCGGTGAAGGCGGTTCGGGCGGCGCGCTGGCCATTGCCATGGGCGATTCCGTGATCATGCTGCAGTTCGCCACCTACGCCGTGATCTCGCCGGAAGGCTGCGCGTCGATCCTGTGGAAGACCGCAGAGAAGGCGCCGGAAGCCGCCGAGGCATTGGGCCTGACCGCGCATCGCCTGAAGGCACTTGGCCTGATCGACAAGATCGTCAACGAGCCGCTGGGCGGCGCTCACCGTGATCCGAAGGGCATGGCAACGATGCTCAAGCGCGCGCTGGCGGAATCGCTGCGCCAGTTCCAGGGCATGAAGACGTCGGAACTCCAGGCGCGCCGTCACGAACGCCTGATGGCTTATGGCAAGTTCAAGGAAACCGACGGTCGCTGA
- the tilS gene encoding tRNA lysidine(34) synthetase TilS, with protein sequence MASSRKPTVADSSADLVNKVAQRVAACAAFVASGGAETPIVAIALSGGRDSAALLHACAAWRAAGARVQLVALHIHHGLQPDADVWECACRGMAESAGVAFHARRVHVATDAGQGVEEAAREARYAALHALCVETGASILLTAHHQDDQAETVLLQLMRGAGLDGLAAMPMARVGAVTVLRPWIDAPRSEIELYAHTHALSWIDDPSNADARYARNALRPLLTGMADHFPAYREALSRSAAHLADAAALIEEIARADLRQIASADGLDAAALMALSVPRQRAVLRTWLADAGMRALSTRRLEDLRTQLVDARSDGALCVELPAGQVRRYRGVVRIEAGANDASEPIAVAIRSTQFEPAHRVEQRVNVAAWGGTLLFAPVDRDGVAAQALQAPLSLAPRRGGERIVLRAGAPSRALKQAYQEAGIPAWERQRLPLLYAGETLVFAAGLGMNQVVTHDGAGWRITWSASAEGAS encoded by the coding sequence ATGGCAAGTTCAAGGAAACCGACGGTCGCTGATTCGTCGGCTGATCTCGTCAACAAGGTCGCACAACGCGTTGCCGCGTGTGCGGCCTTTGTTGCTTCTGGCGGGGCCGAGACGCCGATAGTGGCGATTGCCCTGTCAGGCGGGCGGGATTCTGCGGCGCTGCTGCACGCGTGTGCGGCGTGGCGGGCTGCGGGCGCACGCGTGCAGCTCGTTGCGCTGCATATCCATCACGGCCTGCAGCCCGATGCCGATGTCTGGGAATGTGCCTGCCGGGGCATGGCGGAGTCGGCTGGCGTTGCGTTCCATGCGCGTCGCGTCCATGTCGCGACCGATGCGGGGCAGGGCGTAGAGGAGGCTGCGCGCGAAGCGAGGTATGCGGCGCTCCACGCGCTCTGCGTAGAGACGGGCGCCTCCATCCTGCTGACGGCGCACCATCAGGATGACCAAGCTGAAACGGTGCTGCTGCAATTGATGCGCGGCGCCGGTCTCGATGGCCTGGCCGCCATGCCGATGGCTCGGGTGGGCGCTGTGACAGTGTTGCGTCCATGGATCGACGCACCGCGTAGCGAAATTGAGCTGTACGCACACACCCACGCACTCAGTTGGATCGACGACCCGTCCAACGCCGATGCGCGCTACGCGCGGAACGCGTTGCGTCCGCTGCTGACGGGCATGGCGGATCATTTCCCGGCGTATCGCGAAGCGCTGTCCCGCAGCGCCGCGCACTTGGCGGATGCCGCCGCGTTAATCGAAGAGATTGCGCGAGCCGATTTGAGGCAGATCGCCTCTGCGGATGGCTTGGACGCGGCGGCGCTGATGGCGCTGTCCGTGCCACGCCAGCGTGCGGTGCTGCGTACCTGGTTGGCCGATGCGGGAATGCGCGCGCTGTCAACGCGTCGGCTTGAAGACCTGCGTACGCAACTGGTTGACGCGCGAAGCGATGGCGCGCTGTGCGTCGAATTGCCTGCGGGGCAGGTTAGGCGTTACCGCGGCGTTGTGCGGATCGAAGCTGGTGCCAACGACGCATCGGAGCCGATCGCGGTCGCCATTCGGTCAACCCAGTTCGAACCAGCGCATCGAGTCGAGCAACGCGTGAATGTCGCCGCATGGGGCGGGACGCTGCTTTTTGCGCCCGTGGACAGAGATGGCGTGGCGGCGCAAGCGTTGCAAGCGCCGCTGTCGCTGGCACCCCGCCGTGGCGGCGAACGCATTGTGTTGCGCGCCGGCGCACCGTCTCGCGCGCTCAAGCAGGCTTACCAGGAGGCTGGCATTCCGGCCTGGGAGCGCCAGCGGTTGCCGCTGCTCTATGCGGGCGAAACGCTCGTGTTTGCGGCGGGTCTGGGAATGAATCAAGTGGTCACGCACGACGGCGCTGGCTGGCGGATCACATGGTCAGCGAGCGCGGAAGGTGCCTCCTGA